From one Enterococcus sp. DIV2402 genomic stretch:
- a CDS encoding iron chaperone yields the protein MSNLSEYVAAVTDDTKRQKLQELFDWLTSEFPQLQIKFGWGQPMFTDHGTFIIAFKHTKKHITVSPEVAGIQKFADKLDIVGYAHTENTFRITWEQEVHYELLREMIQFNIEDKANETKFWRKAPN from the coding sequence ATGAGTAACTTATCTGAATATGTTGCCGCAGTAACCGATGATACAAAGCGTCAAAAACTTCAAGAATTATTCGATTGGCTTACTTCTGAATTTCCTCAACTTCAAATAAAATTCGGTTGGGGACAACCGATGTTTACTGACCATGGTACGTTTATTATTGCTTTTAAACATACAAAAAAACATATCACAGTTTCACCTGAAGTTGCAGGTATTCAAAAATTCGCAGATAAACTAGACATAGTTGGTTATGCGCATACAGAGAATACTTTTCGGATTACATGGGAACAAGAAGTACATTATGAATTGTTACGAGAAATGATTCAATTCAATATAGAAGATAAAGCTAATGAAACTAAATTTTGGCGTAAAGCGCCCAACTAG
- a CDS encoding MFS transporter, with the protein MKETEFSLAHWRRNFYLFLSGQFLSGITSMIVQYSIIWYLTELTGSATVLSFATILGMLPMVILSPFVGPLIDRWNKKTLLIVTDGIVAIIALILSLVGTFSAEFPLWLVFISLLVRSIAQTFQMPTIQSILPTMVPEEELTKVNGQLGMVQSANFIIAPALGAFLFAIVPMNQLILLDVLGAIFGIGLLIFVTIPKVVSQGEKVHLLTDTKFGLQQLMANKGLWWITLIGSAFTLIFMPAASMYPLMTMEYFNRSVGDAGLIEMIYAIGMLAGGALIGIAGNWKDRMKPVLLAYVVIGITIGLSGILPATKQGFILFIILNALAGFATPYFNTLLMAMIQQSYDPKYLGRILGVLNSLMSITGPVGLIFAGPLADKIGVEKMFLLAGIGTLLCGIVTFIIPATRNYDKELQAKLNKKA; encoded by the coding sequence ATGAAAGAAACTGAGTTTTCACTAGCGCATTGGCGTAGAAATTTTTATTTATTTTTAAGTGGGCAATTTCTATCAGGAATTACCAGTATGATTGTCCAATATTCTATTATTTGGTATTTAACTGAACTGACTGGTTCAGCCACAGTTTTAAGTTTTGCAACTATTTTAGGGATGTTGCCGATGGTTATACTCAGTCCCTTCGTGGGTCCTTTAATTGACCGCTGGAACAAAAAAACATTGTTGATAGTAACGGATGGAATTGTGGCAATTATCGCCTTGATTTTATCCTTAGTGGGAACATTTTCAGCAGAGTTTCCATTGTGGTTAGTATTTATTTCTCTATTAGTGCGTTCAATCGCGCAAACGTTCCAAATGCCAACCATTCAATCTATTTTACCAACCATGGTTCCTGAAGAGGAATTAACCAAAGTTAATGGACAGTTAGGGATGGTTCAATCTGCTAATTTTATTATCGCTCCTGCATTAGGTGCTTTCTTATTTGCGATTGTTCCTATGAATCAATTGATATTATTAGACGTATTAGGTGCTATTTTTGGAATCGGCTTACTAATTTTTGTAACGATTCCTAAAGTCGTGTCACAAGGAGAAAAAGTTCATCTATTAACAGATACTAAATTTGGTTTGCAACAGTTAATGGCTAATAAAGGTCTATGGTGGATTACGTTAATTGGTTCAGCATTTACTTTAATTTTCATGCCTGCTGCAAGTATGTATCCGTTAATGACGATGGAATATTTTAATCGTTCAGTAGGAGATGCCGGTTTAATTGAAATGATTTATGCTATTGGAATGTTAGCAGGTGGGGCGTTAATCGGGATTGCTGGGAACTGGAAAGATCGAATGAAACCTGTGTTATTAGCCTACGTTGTTATTGGCATCACAATTGGATTAAGTGGTATCTTACCAGCTACAAAGCAAGGGTTTATTCTCTTCATTATCTTAAATGCCTTAGCAGGATTTGCTACGCCGTATTTTAATACGCTGCTCATGGCAATGATTCAACAAAGTTATGATCCTAAATATTTAGGTCGGATTTTAGGAGTTCTTAATTCACTGATGAGTATTACTGGTCCAGTTGGTTTAATTTTTGCTGGTCCTTTAGCCGATAAAATTGGAGTAGAAAAAATGTTTCTCTTAGCAGGAATTGGTACATTACTCTGTGGAATCGTGACTTTTATCATTCCTGCTACACGCAATTATGACAAAGAATTACAAGCGAAGCTAAATAAAAAAGCCTAA
- a CDS encoding NAD(P)H-binding protein, with amino-acid sequence MKKLVIFGGSGFLGREIIKAAREDYHVISVSRHGQPALEEEWLSTIEWVKGDVFQPDGWRHVLKDADIVIDAIGLLVENRKKGLTYERFNIEPAKVTADEAQKMKVPYFVYISANRFTTLFLKRYFHSKARAESIVLSYFPHALLVRPSFMYGKQRKLTTTQAKMIHLAKKVPFISQPIKQLQPQKVEEVAQAIVIKMKEMTEEK; translated from the coding sequence ATGAAGAAATTAGTTATTTTTGGAGGTAGTGGTTTTTTAGGTCGTGAAATTATCAAAGCTGCTCGTGAGGATTATCATGTAATCAGTGTCTCACGTCATGGGCAACCAGCATTGGAAGAAGAATGGTTGTCAACTATTGAATGGGTAAAAGGAGACGTTTTTCAACCAGACGGCTGGCGCCATGTGCTTAAAGACGCCGATATTGTAATTGATGCGATTGGTTTGTTAGTTGAAAATCGTAAAAAAGGCTTAACGTACGAGCGTTTCAATATTGAACCAGCTAAAGTAACTGCTGATGAAGCACAAAAAATGAAGGTTCCTTATTTTGTTTATATTTCAGCGAACCGTTTTACGACTCTTTTCTTAAAACGTTATTTTCACTCAAAAGCGAGAGCTGAATCGATTGTTTTATCTTATTTTCCTCATGCGTTATTGGTTCGTCCAAGCTTTATGTATGGGAAACAGCGTAAACTGACTACGACACAAGCGAAAATGATTCACTTAGCCAAAAAAGTCCCCTTCATTTCACAACCAATTAAACAATTGCAGCCTCAAAAAGTTGAAGAAGTGGCACAAGCAATTGTCATTAAAATGAAAGAGATGACAGAAGAAAAATAG
- a CDS encoding sce7725 family protein, whose protein sequence is MYYPYFRGKQFDLIALRTLLEENRLSKRIQPIIEPVKKTTAFTKLIDTSQQLAHSFYIIQNPQVGAFATENGLETLRQLPNEKAYLLDQPLETVETPSEMIIINQAAPALASEWNNYQAKVLVPEEFRLLQRVKGQRILSEDAFTRLPRTHFYQEQMDELFSVTHQTYQKKGFVGFSDFSIDSRIYYEHGYPTPILSLHLVYFAKDQLRIHHFLSPEELPSQKEKFLALMMEVDQWMPQLCDNQPTKGLELLLEKAAKEKFPGMGVMRKAAVMHHLELMSRYLDGR, encoded by the coding sequence ATGTATTATCCTTATTTTCGTGGCAAACAATTTGATTTGATTGCATTACGCACGTTGCTGGAAGAAAATCGTTTGTCAAAGCGAATTCAGCCAATTATCGAACCAGTAAAGAAAACGACTGCTTTTACAAAATTAATAGACACAAGTCAACAATTGGCGCACTCTTTTTATATTATTCAAAATCCACAAGTGGGGGCTTTTGCTACTGAAAATGGTTTAGAAACATTGCGCCAACTTCCTAATGAAAAAGCGTATCTATTAGATCAACCATTAGAAACCGTAGAGACTCCTTCAGAAATGATAATTATTAATCAAGCAGCACCTGCTCTAGCAAGTGAATGGAACAATTACCAAGCAAAAGTGTTAGTACCAGAAGAATTTCGTTTATTACAGAGAGTCAAAGGGCAACGGATTTTATCAGAAGATGCCTTTACCCGTTTGCCAAGAACGCATTTTTATCAAGAACAAATGGATGAACTTTTTTCAGTGACACATCAAACTTATCAGAAGAAAGGCTTTGTAGGTTTTAGCGATTTTTCAATAGATAGCCGCATCTATTATGAACATGGCTATCCCACACCTATTTTGAGTTTGCACCTTGTCTATTTTGCAAAAGATCAATTGCGCATCCATCATTTTTTATCACCAGAAGAATTACCTTCGCAAAAGGAAAAATTTTTAGCACTCATGATGGAAGTTGATCAATGGATGCCTCAGTTATGTGACAATCAACCAACAAAGGGGCTGGAATTATTGTTAGAAAAAGCAGCGAAAGAAAAATTCCCTGGGATGGGTGTGATGCGTAAAGCAGCTGTTATGCATCATTTGGAATTGATGAGTCGTTATTTAGATGGGAGATAA
- the abc-f gene encoding ribosomal protection-like ABC-F family protein — translation MEEQTIQIKDLELIYSGKEIVIVPELNVYMNEKIGIIGENGSGKTSLMKLIAHQLTPTKGTIQTSIDFQYYAQMDDVVEESITDLDGALLSRFTVPTTDVQNLSGGEMTKYRLTQLLSTYQSGMLLDEPTTHLDQRGKQQLIEELRYYYGTLLFISHDRFFLNELAEKIWEIKDGKITEYKGNYDAYLQQKEHEKNSQERAHQEYQKEMQRLTKGIQEKKQKAEQAGKISDKKKKQNVRPDRLSSSKQKDTVQKNLYKQAKTMTARLEQLKEVQGLERETSIKFPKHETAEIHNPYPLRIEKLTVTYDQKRILDEVDFQLPLGKKVAIVGSNGAGKSTLFQAILDGHSSIVLSPKVKIETYRQMDYQLSSQRSLLLELMTETDWPESTVRSLLHHLGFSQDEVLKPLSVLSGGEATRVAIAQLFTRPSNLLILDEPTNFIDLTTIQALETFLKEYTGTVLFTSHDPHFIELADEVWELKDGKLV, via the coding sequence ATGGAAGAACAAACTATTCAAATCAAAGACTTAGAGTTAATTTATTCAGGAAAAGAGATTGTAATCGTTCCTGAATTAAACGTTTATATGAATGAAAAAATTGGTATTATCGGAGAAAATGGTTCTGGGAAAACAAGTTTAATGAAATTAATTGCGCATCAATTGACTCCTACCAAAGGAACAATTCAGACAAGTATCGATTTTCAGTACTATGCTCAAATGGATGATGTGGTAGAAGAATCAATAACTGATTTAGACGGTGCATTATTAAGTCGCTTTACAGTGCCCACGACGGATGTCCAAAATTTAAGTGGGGGTGAGATGACGAAATATCGTTTAACGCAATTGCTTTCAACTTATCAATCAGGGATGTTATTGGATGAGCCAACAACTCATTTGGATCAGCGTGGAAAACAGCAATTAATTGAAGAATTGCGTTATTATTACGGTACGTTGTTGTTTATTAGTCATGACCGTTTCTTTTTAAATGAATTGGCTGAAAAAATTTGGGAAATAAAAGATGGCAAAATTACAGAATACAAAGGGAACTACGATGCCTATCTGCAACAAAAAGAACATGAAAAAAACAGTCAAGAACGTGCACACCAAGAGTATCAAAAAGAAATGCAACGATTAACAAAAGGTATTCAAGAGAAAAAACAAAAAGCAGAACAAGCCGGAAAAATTTCAGATAAAAAGAAAAAACAAAATGTTCGACCAGATCGACTGTCTTCTTCAAAACAAAAAGATACCGTTCAAAAAAATCTTTATAAACAAGCCAAAACCATGACAGCCCGCTTGGAACAATTAAAAGAAGTTCAAGGCTTGGAGCGAGAGACAAGCATTAAGTTCCCAAAACACGAGACAGCTGAAATTCATAATCCATATCCGCTACGCATTGAGAAACTAACAGTAACTTATGATCAAAAACGTATTTTAGATGAAGTGGACTTTCAATTGCCTTTAGGGAAAAAAGTAGCTATTGTGGGGTCAAATGGTGCCGGCAAGTCCACTTTATTTCAAGCAATTTTAGATGGTCATTCAAGTATTGTTTTATCACCAAAAGTAAAAATAGAGACGTATCGTCAAATGGACTATCAATTGTCTAGTCAACGGTCGTTATTACTTGAATTAATGACAGAAACAGATTGGCCAGAAAGTACTGTCCGTTCATTGCTACATCATTTAGGTTTTTCACAAGATGAAGTATTAAAACCATTATCCGTATTAAGTGGCGGCGAAGCGACACGTGTTGCGATTGCTCAATTATTTACACGACCATCCAATCTATTAATATTGGATGAACCTACAAATTTTATTGACTTAACAACCATTCAAGCACTAGAGACGTTCCTGAAAGAATACACAGGGACTGTGCTCTTCACATCGCACGATCCACATTTTATTGAATTAGCGGATGAAGTGTGGGAACTCAAAGATGGAAAGCTAGTGTAA